A region from the Pelobates fuscus isolate aPelFus1 chromosome 3, aPelFus1.pri, whole genome shotgun sequence genome encodes:
- the LOC134601024 gene encoding actin-related protein 2/3 complex subunit 4-like, which translates to MTATLRPYLCAVRSTLEVAVCLENFSSQVVERHNKPEVEVRSSKELLLQPVIISRNEKEKVLIEGSINSVRVSIAVKQADEIEKILCHKFMRFMMMRAENFFILRRKPVEGYDISFLITNFHTEQMYKHKLVDFVIHFM; encoded by the coding sequence ATGACTGCCACACTTCGTCCATACCTCTGCGCAGTCCGCTCCACGTTGGAGGTGGCAGTATGCCTGGAAAATTTCTCTTCTCAGGTTGTGGAGCGACATAACAAGCCTGAAGTTGAAGTCAGGAGTAGCAAAGAGCTGCTGTTACAGCCAGTGATTATAAGTAGGAACGAAAAGGAAAAAGTTCTTATTGAAGGATCCATTAACTCTGTGCGTGTCAGCATTGCTGTAAAACAGGCTGATGAAATTGAAAAGATCTTGTGCCATAAATTTATGCGCTTCATGATGATGAGAGCTGAAAACTTCTTCATCTTGCGCCGAAAGCCTGTAGAGGGATACGATATCAGCTTCCTGATCACAAACTTCCATACGGAGCAGATGTACAAACACAAGCTGGTTGACTTTGTGATCCATTTCATGTAA